TTGGTCAGGCGTAATATTTGTGCGATCGGGTATGTTTTCCCTGACCCCGTCGTCTTGCGAGGACTTGAATTGACTCGATCACAGGCCCTTATGCCTCTGCTGTCCTCCGATTCCAGCTCCGATTTCCCGACTCCTATCCCGAGCTTCCACCCATCGTCACCTTTTCGACCGATGTTTTCCATCCTTTAATTGTACCCCTTACTACATATACCTTCAGCACTGGCGCCTCGACCGAAGACCCTGTTAGCGCGACGGATGAGGAGCGACTCCCCCCTGGTGGATTCAGTCTACGACATGGCTTCCCTCATTGGTTTGGGCGGGCACGGAAGACAGGACGACAGTCAACAGGCTCATCCAGGCCAGTGAGTGTGAATGGACGGAATGCTGGTGAAGGGGAGACGGCATCGACAGATGGTCCTTCGTCTCCTTCCTCAGATCAGCCCACTGGTGCAGAGGGAGGCCAGAATCTCACCAAGGACAAAGGAACTGCTTCGGACGCAAGGAAAACAGTACCGGTAGCAGTGCTGCTAAACTATATCCGATCGACCTTTGACGATGAGAACGTCCTTGACTCCTTGCCTCTCGAAGCTGCGGGAAACCCAAGTGCGTGGCACGCATGGAAGGCAcacagaagagaaaatagTGAATCGGCCACGAGCAATTCCAAACGAGGAAGTCCGCAGGCTCGGCTTCCTGGTGATTGGCATTGGGACGGTATTTGGGCGAAGCGTGTTCAATATGAAATTGAGGCGAGTCATTCGGATCAAATGTTGTTTGGAAATGCTGCTCGCGGTGCCACCGATGAGATGGTATGTATGCGTTGATTATCTCTATCTTTGTGTACTGATGTCCCCGGTAGATACGCTTTTCTCGTCTGGATGATTCCAAGTTGGCTTcgatcaaggagatgattATTCCTCCAATTGGGGAAGCACATGAATAGCTTTACTCCTGGATATAATTTTACTAATGCTGGTCGTTGGCTCCGTTATCCCTCCAAAGAGTCGAATACATGGACCTGTTGTCGCTGCCTTGGGATGTTCATCAGACTTAGAGCACATCCCAACTCGCACCTGCCGTTGATATTCGTCCCCAGCGACCGTCATCAACCTCTCTCATTCTTGAATTCCCAAACGCAGGGAACACCCTCTACTTGTCAGCATACCAGTACCGATCGCATCTCAGACGTTTTGGATAACACTAATCATGTCCAACGACTGGTTCTATCGATACCAAACTACAATTCTCGCTGTCGTCCTAGTTTTCGTCCCTATCATTGTGGTCTGCAGCATCTTCATGACTGCTCTTGCATGCTCCGAATACTGGTCCACACGGCGTGGTTGCAGTTTCTCCTATTTTACTTGCATCTGTGGTCTCAGGTCGAGAAGTCAGCGCCAGAGGCCTCTTTCTGACACTGATGACGCCAACTCGTCCGAGAGGACTGTATCATCGCGGCCCTCTGCTGAAAATAAGAATCCAGTCCTAAGAACTGAGCGAGCCTAGAGATCCCGTTGGCTGTTCGCGTACGCTCTTGTCGCAAGAACTTCCACGGTTTATGCGCTGACGTTTCCTAAGGTTACGCGGGGTATTGCGCGTGATAATGATGGTCGGGTCATTCACAAAATGGCCAGGTGCGCATACTTCTCGAAGCACTCAATCTTACCCCGCGGCGAGTCCGGAGATTTTGTCACATGAAACCAAGCGGAATGGGAGTAGCAACAAGCTATGCAGGACTTGCCAACCTAACGTACATAAACACTGCCGTCTGAGCCGGAGAGGTGGTACCTCCTTGACAACAGGAGCTCCTCGATTTGATGTATCTTTACCATTTATTGAATCAAAGTCACTGCAAACCCCGTTATGCTTTCCAGGCTAGTCGAAGGGATGCATCAAGACAGACAGCGCTTGCTCCACATGAAACTAGACTACTGTCGTCTATAACTGGATTGAAGGTTGAGCATACCATGTCTTGTTCAAAGGACTGCCAGACAGGGCGCTAACCTCTCCGTTGATGTTGTAAATAGTTTGACTGTTCCTACTAGCATACCATACGTATCCAAGCACAATAGTTACAGGTATAGTACCTGCCGATGTATACAGTACCTGATGGCCCAGAAGATAAGTGGTCAATCGGGCTACCGAACGAGTCAAGCGCTACTCCAATTGGGGTATATTATCTTTCATGTACCCCACACCAAACGAGGTCAACTTTTGCTTCAGACAACATATATTATCCCACGCTCCTCACACCTCTGCAACCCCACCAAAACACACGCAAGGCAATGGCCGACTCGAAAGACAAACTACTGTCGCAGGTCGACGACATCACCCCCGACCCGCCGCCAGCCTACGATGCCAGCGCTGCACCCACCCCTCGTCTCCCACGCCCACCACCGCTCTCCCTCCCCGTCCTCAACCACCTGCGCACCAAACGCGTAATCCTCGCCTCGGCCTCACCCCGGCGTCGCCAGatcctctccctcctggGCCTCCCCTTCGAAGTCATCCCAAGCGATGCCGTCGAGGACTTCCCAAAGACAATGGAACCCTTCGAGTACGTCCTCGCAACGGCAACCAAAAAAGCCCAGGCCGTGTACTCCGCCGAAATCAAcaacgaggagaagggcGAACCGGCGCTGATCCTGGCGGCTGATACCGTCGTGGTGGATAATCTGTCGGGATCGATATTGGAGAAGCCGCGCTCGGAGGCCCAGCACATCGCTATGCTGAAGATGCTGCGCGATAATCGCATGCATAAGGTTTACACTGCGATGGTGGCGATGGCGCCGCTGGAGAGCGCGCGGCAGCCGGGGTATGCGCTTGAGACGCACATCGAGGAGACGGATGTGGTGTTTGATCGGGATGTGACGGATGATCTGATTGTGGCGTATGTGCGGACGAGGGAGGGGGCGGATAAGGCCGGGGGGTATGGGTTACAGGGGCTGGGGTCAATTCTTGTGGAGAGTATTCAGGGGAGCTGGGATAATGTTGTGGGTTTGCCGTTGAAGGCGGCTCTGAAGTTGATTGAGAAGGTGATGGCCAAGGCGGATGATGATAATGGGGACGAAATGTTGGAgggtgatgaggaagaggaggagtAAAGCGGTTGGGTGCTCGGTCTTGGGCtcatgatgatatcctctgACATGATACTACGCTGGTCGTCTGCTATAGATTCCATCGATGTGAAAAGGATATTGGTATAGAGAAAGTCTTCGGTTTACATTTTATAGCCAAAGCAGGCTAGCTTGACGAGGCAAATAGAGAATCTGGCACATGTACATAGGCAGACGCCTGGGAAGAATCATCGAACTCAAATGCAAAATTCAAACAACACCCTCAAATATTGGCCTATGCCTTCCACACCCGCTTGATGGCCTCTGTGATACCAACATCGTTTGTCTCGAACTCGTACAGACCGACGGCGGTGGTAACAGTGAAAGCACGCAGCAGCCAGTCCAGGAACGTCTTGGTCTTGGGGACGCGGCGCTTGGGGAAGTAGTCGATGATAGAGGCACTGTCACCTGTCAGTTTCGATTGCCTGTTAAACGTCGAACGGCTAGACATACTGGAAACCAATGTGGGAGTGGAGGACCAGCAGGGCACAGAGGACGGAATCCATGACAGGGTTCAGGGAGCCGGCAGCGAACGGAGCGATGGTCAGAGGGATCAGTCCGACAGAGACGAGTCTAGATCCACATTAGCGTTGATTGTCTTGATTTGTACTCCCCTCCACCTGAGTCTTCAGAAACCAAAACCACTCATCACGCACCTCTCGAATGTCCAGTGGTAGCTACCCTCTGAAGGGTGAGGCTTGGGAATAGGAGCAGGGTCGTTCACTGGGGGAGTCTTGTGTCAGTCCATCATTCTTCTGTTTCGAGTATTACGCCTGAATGTATCGAATGCTGTGGAACGAGATTTTGGCAGAGAAACGGCGTGTATTCCGCTTCGCATCTTTCAAGAGTTTGATCCTGTTAATAAAGAAGCTTTTGACATACTTGTTCCCTGGATGACCTCTGTACATAACCTGTTAGCTCACTCCATTCCGTACGCCCCTCCTGATTCACGCAACACCCCACAATCACCACCCGTCACCATCAGAGCCTTCATAAACAAATCAAAGAGTAACTCacgaggcagaggaggtAGAATCTGCTTCTTCGCAGAAGCATGGAAAGCCACAACCTGCGACACGTTCTTGTTCACCAAGGGCGACCGGAAGGCAGACAGGCAAGAGTGCCTGGAAAGGAGGGACTGGCGCGCAATCGAAGCCATCGTGTCGATATACTGAGAAGTCGGTCCAAGCAATATCCTAAAGCGAGCTGCACTGCAGACCTGAGGGCGTTTAGGAGTCCTGAACCTAAGGCAGTAGCAACGCTTGAGATCGTGAAGTTGAACTGGAACCTCGGGAATCCGATTCGGGATGCGGTCATCACATTGTGCGCACTCTGATTCGCCAGTGACTCTCCGCCCAGCCGAAAATGGCCGATGTTCCGGCAGATGGATTTGTATGGGGTCTTGCGGATGCTTCAAGCTGTCACTTTTCTAGTATTGTATTCAGGTTCAAGTATGTCGATGTATCAGATACTGGGGTCTGCAGAGATGTTCACAAACTACGTGTTTTCACTGGACATCGCAGTGGACGTCTATCCACATGTGCGGACCTCGATTACCGGAGACCAAATCTGAGAAATGTTTTTGCGCCAGGCATATGTAATTCATTTTCGCTTATATCTCGTTATAACGTGTCTATGAGATGATTTTACTATTAACATGCAGGATTTTTTTTCAACGCTCTACCTCCCATCTAGAACTTCAGGACAGCCTTGCCCTTGTTCTTACCGTAGAAGATACCCACCAGACCCTCGGCGGCATTGTCGATACCGGTGGTCTCGTGCAGAAGAGCCTTGAAAGAGCCCTCCTTGATCCACTTCTGCACGTTCTTCTGGTGCTCTTCAGTGTACT
The DNA window shown above is from Aspergillus fumigatus Af293 chromosome 1, whole genome shotgun sequence and carries:
- a CDS encoding putative ubiquitin-conjugating enzyme is translated as MLRLLSASCSASLKHATPSGIYMSITPGDPTLWSGVIFVRSGPYASAVLRFQLRFPDSYPELPPIVTFSTDVFHPLIVPLTTYTFSTGASTEDPVSATDEERLPPGGFSLRHGFPHWFGRARKTGRQSTGSSRPVSVNGRNAGEGETASTDGPSSPSSDQPTGAEGGQNLTKDKGTASDARKTVPVAVLLNYIRSTFDDENVLDSLPLEAAGNPSAWHAWKAHRRENSESATSNSKRGSPQARLPGDWHWDGIWAKRVQYEIEASHSDQMLFGNAARGATDEMIRFSRLDDSKLASIKEMIIPPIGEAHE
- a CDS encoding nucleotide diphosphatase, with the protein product MADSKDKLLSQVDDITPDPPPAYDASAAPTPRLPRPPPLSLPVLNHLRTKRVILASASPRRRQILSLLGLPFEVIPSDAVEDFPKTMEPFEYVLATATKKAQAVYSAEINNEEKGEPALILAADTVVVDNLSGSILEKPRSEAQHIAMLKMLRDNRMHKVYTAMVAMAPLESARQPGYALETHIEETDVVFDRDVTDDLIVAYVRTREGADKAGGYGLQGLGSILVESIQGSWDNVVGLPLKAALKLIEKVMAKADDDNGDEMLEGDEEEEE
- a CDS encoding CybS family protein; this translates as MASIARQSLLSRHSCLSAFRSPLVNKNVSQVVAFHASAKKQILPPLPQVIQGTMNDPAPIPKPHPSEGSYHWTFERLVSVGLIPLTIAPFAAGSLNPVMDSVLCALLVLHSHIGFHASIIDYFPKRRVPKTKTFLDWLLRAFTVTTAVGLYEFETNDVGITEAIKRVWKA